The nucleotide window TTGTCGGGTACTTATGATAATAAACGTGCCGCTGATATGAATAAAGCCGAAATAGAACGTGCTAATCAGAAGAATAGAGGTATGGAGTCGTTTCGCGCGGCTTATAATCGGATGACTCCGGAAGAGAAAGAAGTATGGAATAAAGCTTATGCCCCTCGGATAAAGGAGTTTAAAACGCTGAATATGAAGGGAAAAGAATTGGTTAGATGGAAATATCAGCAATATATGCGGGATTATCTGGCGACTACACTGGCGGTAGATGAGAATGTTGGGCGATTACTCGATTATCTTAAACAGATCGGGGAATTGGATAATACGATAATCGTTTATACTTCCGATCAGGGTTTCTTTCTCGGTGAACACGGATGGTTCGATAAACGGTTTATGTACGAAGAGTGTCAGCGTACTCCTTTGATGATACGTTATCCCAAGGCGATAAAAGCCGGTACTGTTTCCGACGCATTGTGTATGAATATAGATTTGGCACCGACTTTTCTCGACTATGCGGGCGCTTCTATTCCTTCCGATATACAAGGACATTCCTTGAAACCGATCCTCGAACATGAAGGGAAAACTCCTGCCGATTGGCGTAAAGCGGTTTATTATCATTATTATGAATATCCTTCATGGCATATGGTTAAACGTCATTACGGTATACGTACTCAACGCTATAAACTCATTCATTTCTACAATGATGCCGATTATTGGGAATTATATGATATGAAAAAAGACAGTAATGAATTGAACAATGTGTACGGAAAACCTGAATATAAAAAAGTGCAGGAAGATATGACCCGGTTGCTTCTCGAAATGCAGAAGGAATATAAAGATACCGATCCTACCGAACAGAATATCAAGTTCTTTAAAGGGGATGACGGAGCAAATATGCACTGATATCGAAAAAAATTTATAAATCGAATGAATGATTATGGACAGGAGAAAATTTATTAAACAAACCGGTTGGACTTTTATGGGACTGGCCGTATCGGGCCCGATATTGGGAGCTTGTACACCAAAAGAAAAAGATAAGGCGAAAGCGGCCGCAAAGATCGATCCGAACGGATTGAAAGTTTTCTGGGGAGATATACATAACCATTGTAATATTACATACGGTCATGGTGATATGAGATTAGCTTTTGAGGCGGCAAAACAGCAACTCGATTTTGTATCGGTTACTCCTCATGCCATGTGGCCGGATATACCCGGAAAAGACGATCCTCGCCTGGCTTGGGTGATCGATTATCATACAGGTGCCTTTAAAAGGCTTCGAGAAGGAGGGTATGAAAAATATCTGAAAATGACTGAAGAATATAATCAGGATGGTAAATTTTTAACTTTTCCTTCATACGAATGTCATAGCATGAAATATGGCGATCATGTCGTCTTGTCGTATGAACAGAATTTCCCTCTCGTAGAGTGTGAATCGGTGGAAGATTTAAAAGCAAAGCTTAAAGATAAAAAAGTATTTGTCACTCCACATCATATGGGGTACGAAAAAGGATACCGTGGATATAACTGGGATTTTTTTACCCAGGGAAATCAGACGCCGTTTGTCGAAATTTTTTCACGGCACGGGTTAGCCGAAAGCGATCAGGGCGATTATAATTATCTTCACGATATGGGACCGAGGTCGTATGAGGGAAGCGCTTTGTGCGGGTTGGAAAAAGGTTTTAAATTCGGCTTTATCGGATCTACCGACCAACATGCGGGTTATCCCGGCAGTTTTGGTGATGGCCGTATCGGAGTTTTGGCCCGATCGCTCGATCGAAACGACATTTGGGAGGCAATGAAAAACCGCCATGTGTATTGTGCTACGGGGGATAAAGTGAATATCGATTTTCGCATTAATAATGCTATTATGGGGGATATAATTAGAGGAAATAACCGTCATATATACCTGAATGTAGAAGCGGCGAATTATATCGATTATGTAGATATCGTAAAAAATGGAGAATGTATCGCCCGACTGAGTGGCCCTATGCAGACGATTGTACCGCCGGAAGATGTGATGCGCGCTAAAGTAAAGCTTGATTTCGGATGGAACCGGGAAGAGAAACCGGTACGTTGGGACGGGTTTATCGAAATTACCGAGGGTAAAATCAATGTGGCGACACCTTGTTTTCGGGGGGCTGCTTATACCTCTCCTCAGGCAGATAAAATAGGCCATGAAGACGATACGAAAGTGAATAGAATACTTAAAGCCGATGACAAAAGGATCGATTTGGAAATGTATTCTACTAAAAATCCCAATACGATGACTCCTGCCATGCAAACAGTAATGCTGGATGTAACGATGCCCAAAAACGGTATCATCAGGACGAAGATGAATGGAAAGGAATTCGGTTATACTTTGGGTGAGCTTCTTACCGGTTCTAAATCGCATTTTATGAGAGGTTGGTTGAGCGAAGCGATATTATTTAACCGTGCGGCACCAGAAAGCGCCTTTATGATAGAACACGTGATGCATGATAACAAGCCTTCGAGAGATACCGATTATTATTACGTACGGGTTCGTCAACGGGACGGACAATGGGCATTCAGTACTCCTATCTGGGTAGAAAGGGTATGATTATGAGGTATGCTGTTGGATTGGATTTGGGAGGAACGTCTTTAAAATATGCGGTTGTAAACGAACAGGGCGTTTTTTTGTATAGCGGGGAAATGCCGTCATTAGCCGATATTTCCAGAGACACAGTTATCGACCGGTTAAAAGCGGCGATTTCCGATTGTATCGGATTTGCCGCTTTACAGAGTATCGCTTTGTGTGGAGTCGGGGTAGGAACTCCAGGGATTACGGATGAAAATAATCGCATCGTATTAGGGGGTGCAGAAAATATAGCCGGTTGGGAAAACATACCGCTTGCCGGCATACTGGAGAAAGAGACCGGAATACCGACTTTGGTAGCAAACGACGCTAATGCAATGGGGCTTGGTGAGCAAACTTTCGGTGCGGCTAAAGGCTGTACCGATGTGCTGTTTATTACAGTGGGTACAGGTATCGGAGGCGCCGTTATTATAAATAATAAGTTATATGGCGGGTATAAGAACCGAGGAATGGAAATGGGACATATACCGCTTATCGCGAATGGGGAACGTTGTGCCTGCGGTAGTGTAGGTTGTCTCGAAACCTATGCTTCTACTGCAGCGTTGATACGACGCTTCGAAGGCCGCTGTCGTAAAAGAAAACTTCATACAGGAATAAAGCCCGATGGTAAAATGATTGTCGAACTTTATCATAAAGGAGATTCTGTTGCAATAGAGTCTTTGAATGAACATTGGGATTTCCTCGGCCACGGTATTGCGGGACTGGTTAATATATTTAGTCCGCAACGGGTTGTTATCGGAGGCGGTATTTCAGAAGCAGGTGGCTTTTATATCTCTCGTATCGGAGAAAAAGTGAAAGAGTATTCTTTAGCGGATTGCCGTGTGAATACACTCGTTTGTGCAGCCTGTTTGGGAAATAGAGCGGGTATGATGGGTGCGGCGAGTATGATATTTTCAGGGAATATAAGGAATGATTCTGAAATAACGGAAAATAATTAATCGAAAAAAAATGATCGGATTTCCTCATCGTACATTTATAAATGAATTTTTTAGAGGGGCGACCCTGATTGCGGTTTTAGTGACTGTCATTATCGATATGCAGGCTCAAAATTCCGATTATGAGCGTGAGATCTCATTGCAGGGTGTTGCCAGAGGGCTTTGCATACAAAAGGAAATCTTATATTCTACAGCCGGAAACACGATTGTAAAATGTGATTTTAAGAGTGCACCTCAAACGATTATAAAAGGTCTGAACACCCCTTTTGACGTTGATGTCGATGAGGCAGGCAATATTTATGTAGCAAATCGGGGCGGAAAAAACGTTGAGGTATATTCCGCAAACGGAGTATCGCGGTATGCGTTGCAGATAGGAGAAAATGTAAACGGCGTTACCATGGGCCCCGACGGAAAACTTTATGTCGCTTCTCTTACAAAAATTTCCGTATACAGAGAGAATACCCTCGAGAATACGATTATATCACTTACAAAAGATAAGTTCAGGGAAGTGCGTAAGGTTTATTTCGACAGTGCGGGAAGAATGTATATTATCGATAAAAATACCGGAATGATCGCCCTATCCGGAGTTTCGGGAGAAACGGCTACAGTCGATTTTATAATTAAAAAAGATTCTCGGTATGCGTATAATTCATTGGCTTATATGACATCGTTGCCTGATGGATCGCTACTGATAACTTCTGATACCGATTTTAAAGGAGGCTTGTTAGGTGTTTACCGGTTCGACTTATCAGGTAATTTTAAAAATACGATAGGTGAATTAGGCAGTGGAAAAAGTTTTACGTCTCCTTATGGAATAGCTGCAGACAGCAATGGCCGATTGTTTATTGCCGATGGAAATAAAATACAGGTATGGAAAGTGACCGATAATGAGCCACCGGTTGTATCGGATATCAAAATTTCGAATATAACCCGTTCTTCGGTCGATTTTTCTTTAACGAGTAGTGAGTCGGGGAACGTATATTGGGAGATTCGTAATGACGGTGTACAACCTACCGCTGATGAATTGTTAAACGGTACACGGTCTTTTTCTTGTCAGGCAAATCAGGAAACCATTCAAACATTGCATTCACCTTCGGGTAGTACTCTCAGATTGTATTTTATAGTCAGGGATAAAGCCGGAAATACAACAAAAGTATTGTCAGGTTCCGAATTTTCCACTCTTCAACCGCTGGCGATAAACTATATTGTTCCTGTAAAAAAAGATACTGACTCAGTGACTTTTGAAGTTTCGGCTAACGATGAGGGTACTTTATATTATTTATTAAAACCTGACGACGGAAGTTGCCAAATCCCGACTTCCGACGCTATTTTGCAGGGGAATAGCCGGGAATACCCTGTTGCCGGGAAGCCACTTTCGCTCGACGTTAGTTTACCTTCGACAGGCAGATATTGGTTGTATGCACTTATACAAACTTCCGGAGGAGAAAATAGCGGAGTATATACATGCACTGTAACTTCATATTCCGATATAGATTTAATTCGCAAGCGGTATATAGATTTACTTATCGGGGATGATACTACCGATTATTCTAATCTTTCTGCTATAGACCGTTATAACTCGTTATTAACCCGGTTTTCACAGGCAAGTGATATGGCCGGAAAATATGATCCGGATGTTCCCGATTTGCCAGAATTTGTTTTAGATGAAAAGGTTCCCGGCAATGATATAGCACTTGTACGTGAATTAGTCGGTAAAGTATTGTTTCCGTTGGCGATGGCATATCGGCTGAAAGGCCCCGACACACAACCTAACATTTATTATCATAATGCCGGTATTTTATCGGAAATCATGAAGTTATATAAATACTTAAGTGTAAGGAATTTTAAGACGGGGCGTGAACTCCATTTTACAGGAGGTGGTGTTTATCTAAGGCTTACGGGGTATTTTTATGCTTCTATGCTGATGCGTGAAGAATTGGCCAAGGCGGGAATGCTCGATGAAGTATCGGACATGATGGAATGGGCTACTCGCTGGGTTGTTCCCAACAGTGTCGACATTGAGGGCGGTGAAGAGGATTGGTCGGCTTCGGCAGCCGGAAATATCAGTCGTTCCGACGGAGTACGAACGATATATAATAACCGACTAATGTATATTTTAACGGCCGGTGACAATGTTGCGGATCGGGAGGAAAAGTTATCGTATCTTACCGAGGTCCTTAATCAGGCGTTTGTACCCCACGGAGCCTGGGACGGATTTTTGAAACCCGACTATACAGGTTATCACCATTTGGGAGTGTGGGGAAGCGCTTATGTAACCGATGCGTTGCAGGTAGCTTCACAAATGGCTTTTTTGTTGCATAATACGGTTTACGGCATTGCTACCGATCCCGTTAAGCATATCGCCGAAGGCTTGAAGGCATTCGGACAGTATAGCGGGAAATATGATATTTCTCGTGGGTTATGCGGTCGTTTTCCCGGGCATTTAAATGATATTATAAATCAAATTCCGGCTTATGCTTATATTTATTACATTTTACCCGAAGGAAAATTAAAAAAAGAGATAGGCGGAGTTTTTGCCAATTTGTATGATACAGAATATAATCCCGTACAAACGGGAATGATAAGAAATACGGCCTGTGAAATAATTTTTACAGGAGGCATGGGTACCATAAATATATGCAATGGTTTAAAAGCGGTCATTGTGCCGGTTAAAGAAATGGAATTAAACCGGACTTTTCCCTATGCCGCTATGCAGATACATCGTCGTTCCGATTGGCTGGCGACAATAAAAGGATATAGTAAATATGTGTGGGATTTCGAGACGAACGGCAGTGAAAACTGGTATGGAAGAAACCAAAGTTTCGGACAATTGAGTATATATAGCGGAAAAGATTCGGAAGGTGTCGTGTCGGCATTGGCCAGCGGCGTCGGTTATGATGGTTACGACTGGTCGCATATTCCGGGTACGACGGTCCCCGATTTATCTTTGCCCGAGGTTCTTGCCGATGCAAAAGCGTTCGAGTGGCCGCGTTTTTCGAATGAAGCCTTTGCCGGAGGTGTGAGCGACGGTAGAAATGGGGTGTATGGATTTAAATTTTCAGACCGTACCAAAGGCCAGAGTAGCGCTTCCTGGACAAAGCCTAAATTAACGGCATTGAAATCTTATTTCTTTTTCGACGATCTTATCGTTGCCTTGGGATCGGATATCGATAATACTGCTTCCGATTATGCGGCTCATACTACTATTTTCCAAAATCTTCTTCCTTCTCCCGAGACACCCACCATAGTGAATGGAACGCAGATTACTGGTCTTTCGTATGTCTACGACCAAAATGTAGAATCACCGGTTTACCTTACCGATATTGCCGGTAACGGATATTATATTCCCGATGCTAAAGGATTGCATATACACCGGAATGTACAGCAATCGGTAGATGATAAGAATAAAAACGCGACAAGTGGTAATTATGCGACAGCCTGGATAAATCATGGCAGAAAAACGAAAAACGGCGGTTATGAATATGTCGTTTGGGTACGGGGCGCATCTTTTATTTCCGGATTGGCCAATGATCCCGATAGTTTTTATTCCGTACTGCGCCGGGATAAAGTAGCGCATATCGTAAAACGAGGGCAAGAAAAGGGGTTGTCGGTATTTGCTTCCGATACACTTGTTGGGGATGAGATAATTTCGAGTGTCTCGGAACCTTGCAACATTTGGCTTACCTCCGGTACTGACCGTACGATACTGACGGTGTCGAATCCCGATTTGGGATATTATAAGAAA belongs to Coprobacter tertius and includes:
- a CDS encoding sulfatase family protein, producing MKNNVLSSLLLPVAAISSFTGCVAKQKDNKPEKRPNIILIMTDDHTTQAISCYGSRLMRTPNLDRIANEGMRFDNCYVSNAISGPSRACILTGKMSHINGFTDNSQTFDGDQETFPKLLQKSGYQTAMIGKWHLNSDPQGFNYWSILLGQGDYYSPDFNENGTIVREKGYVTDIITDKAIEFIGNRDKSKPFAMLYYHKAPHRNWMPAQRHLGIFNDKTFPEPKTLFDDYSTRGPAARETMMEIAHHMWDDWDLKIATPEELSGTYDNKRAADMNKAEIERANQKNRGMESFRAAYNRMTPEEKEVWNKAYAPRIKEFKTLNMKGKELVRWKYQQYMRDYLATTLAVDENVGRLLDYLKQIGELDNTIIVYTSDQGFFLGEHGWFDKRFMYEECQRTPLMIRYPKAIKAGTVSDALCMNIDLAPTFLDYAGASIPSDIQGHSLKPILEHEGKTPADWRKAVYYHYYEYPSWHMVKRHYGIRTQRYKLIHFYNDADYWELYDMKKDSNELNNVYGKPEYKKVQEDMTRLLLEMQKEYKDTDPTEQNIKFFKGDDGANMH
- a CDS encoding Tat pathway signal sequence, with translation MDRRKFIKQTGWTFMGLAVSGPILGACTPKEKDKAKAAAKIDPNGLKVFWGDIHNHCNITYGHGDMRLAFEAAKQQLDFVSVTPHAMWPDIPGKDDPRLAWVIDYHTGAFKRLREGGYEKYLKMTEEYNQDGKFLTFPSYECHSMKYGDHVVLSYEQNFPLVECESVEDLKAKLKDKKVFVTPHHMGYEKGYRGYNWDFFTQGNQTPFVEIFSRHGLAESDQGDYNYLHDMGPRSYEGSALCGLEKGFKFGFIGSTDQHAGYPGSFGDGRIGVLARSLDRNDIWEAMKNRHVYCATGDKVNIDFRINNAIMGDIIRGNNRHIYLNVEAANYIDYVDIVKNGECIARLSGPMQTIVPPEDVMRAKVKLDFGWNREEKPVRWDGFIEITEGKINVATPCFRGAAYTSPQADKIGHEDDTKVNRILKADDKRIDLEMYSTKNPNTMTPAMQTVMLDVTMPKNGIIRTKMNGKEFGYTLGELLTGSKSHFMRGWLSEAILFNRAAPESAFMIEHVMHDNKPSRDTDYYYVRVRQRDGQWAFSTPIWVERV
- a CDS encoding ROK family protein codes for the protein MIMRYAVGLDLGGTSLKYAVVNEQGVFLYSGEMPSLADISRDTVIDRLKAAISDCIGFAALQSIALCGVGVGTPGITDENNRIVLGGAENIAGWENIPLAGILEKETGIPTLVANDANAMGLGEQTFGAAKGCTDVLFITVGTGIGGAVIINNKLYGGYKNRGMEMGHIPLIANGERCACGSVGCLETYASTAALIRRFEGRCRKRKLHTGIKPDGKMIVELYHKGDSVAIESLNEHWDFLGHGIAGLVNIFSPQRVVIGGGISEAGGFYISRIGEKVKEYSLADCRVNTLVCAACLGNRAGMMGAASMIFSGNIRNDSEITENN
- a CDS encoding polysaccharide lyase family 8 super-sandwich domain-containing protein, giving the protein MIGFPHRTFINEFFRGATLIAVLVTVIIDMQAQNSDYEREISLQGVARGLCIQKEILYSTAGNTIVKCDFKSAPQTIIKGLNTPFDVDVDEAGNIYVANRGGKNVEVYSANGVSRYALQIGENVNGVTMGPDGKLYVASLTKISVYRENTLENTIISLTKDKFREVRKVYFDSAGRMYIIDKNTGMIALSGVSGETATVDFIIKKDSRYAYNSLAYMTSLPDGSLLITSDTDFKGGLLGVYRFDLSGNFKNTIGELGSGKSFTSPYGIAADSNGRLFIADGNKIQVWKVTDNEPPVVSDIKISNITRSSVDFSLTSSESGNVYWEIRNDGVQPTADELLNGTRSFSCQANQETIQTLHSPSGSTLRLYFIVRDKAGNTTKVLSGSEFSTLQPLAINYIVPVKKDTDSVTFEVSANDEGTLYYLLKPDDGSCQIPTSDAILQGNSREYPVAGKPLSLDVSLPSTGRYWLYALIQTSGGENSGVYTCTVTSYSDIDLIRKRYIDLLIGDDTTDYSNLSAIDRYNSLLTRFSQASDMAGKYDPDVPDLPEFVLDEKVPGNDIALVRELVGKVLFPLAMAYRLKGPDTQPNIYYHNAGILSEIMKLYKYLSVRNFKTGRELHFTGGGVYLRLTGYFYASMLMREELAKAGMLDEVSDMMEWATRWVVPNSVDIEGGEEDWSASAAGNISRSDGVRTIYNNRLMYILTAGDNVADREEKLSYLTEVLNQAFVPHGAWDGFLKPDYTGYHHLGVWGSAYVTDALQVASQMAFLLHNTVYGIATDPVKHIAEGLKAFGQYSGKYDISRGLCGRFPGHLNDIINQIPAYAYIYYILPEGKLKKEIGGVFANLYDTEYNPVQTGMIRNTACEIIFTGGMGTINICNGLKAVIVPVKEMELNRTFPYAAMQIHRRSDWLATIKGYSKYVWDFETNGSENWYGRNQSFGQLSIYSGKDSEGVVSALASGVGYDGYDWSHIPGTTVPDLSLPEVLADAKAFEWPRFSNEAFAGGVSDGRNGVYGFKFSDRTKGQSSASWTKPKLTALKSYFFFDDLIVALGSDIDNTASDYAAHTTIFQNLLPSPETPTIVNGTQITGLSYVYDQNVESPVYLTDIAGNGYYIPDAKGLHIHRNVQQSVDDKNKNATSGNYATAWINHGRKTKNGGYEYVVWVRGASFISGLANDPDSFYSVLRRDKVAHIVKRGQEKGLSVFASDTLVGDEIISSVSEPCNIWLTSGTDRTILTVSNPDLGYYKKGNEFGCFPVQAWSVPKSKRYMDTKIQPVEITLNGKWNIADASGKVEFIGYNEMENTTILKFNGTGGESVSVPLIYTGSGMENVDTDDRLCVYPNPTSGKLYIRSYEPVNTIIRITDIGGRQVMSVKTNRGETNVCIDLTGFSAGYYFLIADKTIKRILKK